One region of Thermodesulfobacteriota bacterium genomic DNA includes:
- a CDS encoding class I SAM-dependent rRNA methyltransferase produces MAILPRIVLKKGKEMPLLRGHPWIFSGAVAKAEGDLEPGEIAQVYSSDGRFLGTGYFNPRSQITLRLLTRNREAIDSSFFRGRLVQADRLRGRGLRGQTTAYRVVNGEGDHLPGLIVDRYGETLVIQCLTAGIERVKRLLVDLLVQEFRPQTVYERSDVPARKEEGLPETKGLLYGEGVPSFIEMAEHGGRFLIDIENGQKTGFYLDQRENRSTLQKMAGGKRVLDCFSYTGAFSIHAGLGGASEVTLVESSEEALRRAEEHRRLNGLEKTPFRLIKGDAFEVLRGLEPGYDVVILDPPPFAKRKGHLPGASRGYKELNLQAFRLLREGGLLFTFSCSHHVGWDLFQKIVLSAAVDAGRGVQLLGRRGHPIDHPVDLFHPEGEYLRGMILRVR; encoded by the coding sequence ATGGCCATCCTGCCGAGGATCGTCCTTAAAAAAGGAAAGGAGATGCCTCTCCTCCGGGGCCATCCCTGGATCTTCTCCGGCGCCGTCGCCAAGGCCGAAGGGGACCTGGAGCCCGGGGAGATCGCTCAGGTCTATTCCAGCGACGGAAGATTTTTAGGGACCGGATACTTCAATCCCCGCTCCCAGATCACCCTCCGTTTGCTCACGAGAAACCGGGAAGCCATCGATTCCTCCTTTTTTAGGGGCCGACTGGTCCAGGCCGATCGCCTCAGGGGGAGGGGACTCCGGGGGCAGACCACTGCCTACCGGGTCGTCAATGGAGAGGGAGATCACCTGCCTGGGTTGATCGTGGATCGGTATGGAGAGACCCTCGTGATTCAATGTTTGACCGCGGGGATCGAACGGGTGAAGAGGCTTCTGGTCGACCTCCTCGTTCAAGAGTTTAGGCCTCAGACCGTCTATGAAAGGAGCGACGTCCCCGCGCGAAAAGAGGAGGGATTGCCCGAGACAAAGGGCCTCCTCTATGGGGAAGGGGTCCCCTCTTTCATCGAGATGGCTGAGCACGGCGGTCGTTTCCTCATCGACATAGAGAATGGCCAAAAGACCGGGTTCTATCTGGATCAGAGGGAGAATCGGTCGACCCTCCAAAAGATGGCCGGGGGGAAGAGGGTGCTCGATTGCTTCAGCTATACGGGGGCCTTCTCCATCCATGCCGGACTGGGCGGGGCCTCGGAGGTCACCCTCGTCGAATCTTCCGAAGAGGCCTTGAGGAGGGCAGAAGAGCATCGGAGGCTCAATGGATTGGAGAAGACTCCCTTTCGACTGATCAAAGGGGATGCCTTCGAGGTGTTGAGGGGCCTCGAGCCTGGTTATGACGTGGTGATCCTCGACCCCCCTCCTTTTGCGAAGAGGAAGGGCCATCTGCCCGGGGCCTCAAGGGGCTACAAAGAGCTCAACCTCCAGGCCTTCCGTCTCCTGCGGGAGGGAGGCCTTCTCTTCACCTTTTCCTGTTCCCACCACGTGGGCTGGGACCTTTTCCAAAAAATCGTCCTGTCGGCAGCGGTCGATGCGGGCAGGGGCGTCCAACTCCTGGGGCGGAGGGGCCATCCCATCGACCATCCTGTCGATCTCTTCCACCCCGAAGGGGAGTATTTGAGAGGGATGATTTTAAGGGTCCGCTGA